The Gammaproteobacteria bacterium genome has a window encoding:
- a CDS encoding methyltransferase domain-containing protein — MSSYENYARVSTVYNETRTAQGVEIVRRLLAKGDTALTEQTLVDAGCGTGQYSAALAGSVGRIEAVDLNPAMLAQARHKLQRQVDAGAIGLHQASIDDLPIPDGSVDAVMVNQVLHHLADDPAAAWPVHQRVFGEFGRVLKPGGIVVINSCSHRQLEQGFWFYQLIPDAVDRVRQRTADLDTLVALLQQGNIFDKTQHEIPTDIILQGDAYFDAPRIFDSQWRGGDSIWALVTAPELEGALQEAQILSDRGELDDFMRRHDTPRGYTGQLSFTWSRKVY; from the coding sequence ATGAGCAGTTACGAAAACTATGCTCGGGTCAGCACGGTTTATAACGAGACGCGCACCGCTCAGGGGGTGGAAATTGTCCGTCGCTTGCTGGCAAAAGGCGATACAGCTTTGACGGAGCAGACGCTGGTCGACGCTGGTTGCGGGACTGGTCAGTACTCGGCCGCACTGGCCGGTTCGGTAGGTCGCATCGAAGCCGTTGACCTCAATCCGGCCATGTTGGCGCAGGCCCGTCACAAACTCCAGAGGCAGGTCGACGCGGGAGCCATCGGCCTGCACCAGGCATCTATTGACGACCTGCCGATACCTGATGGAAGTGTCGACGCGGTTATGGTCAACCAAGTGCTGCACCACCTGGCAGATGACCCGGCGGCTGCTTGGCCCGTGCACCAACGGGTCTTTGGCGAGTTTGGGCGGGTGCTCAAACCGGGTGGCATCGTAGTGATCAACAGCTGCAGTCACCGACAGCTTGAACAGGGATTCTGGTTCTACCAGCTTATCCCCGACGCGGTCGATCGTGTCAGGCAGCGGACCGCTGACCTGGACACGCTGGTTGCACTGCTGCAGCAGGGCAATATTTTTGACAAAACACAGCACGAGATACCGACCGACATCATCTTACAGGGCGACGCATACTTTGACGCCCCCCGCATCTTTGATTCGCAATGGCGCGGCGGCGATTCGATCTGGGCGCTCGTCACGGCCCCCGAGCTGGAAGGCGCGCTGCAAGAGGCGCAGATACTGTCTGACCGTGGTGAACTGGACGACTTTATGCGCCGCCACGATACGCCGCGCGGGTATACCGGCCAGCTGAGTTTTACCTGGTCCCGAAAGGTGTATTGA